A window of the Ferviditalea candida genome harbors these coding sequences:
- a CDS encoding DMT family transporter produces MAQHSSIRTISLISALVLIWGLSWPVYKIALPYTPPLLFAGLRTLLGGMGLALFLLHRWKKIQFKKNLRIYIVSAFFNVFLFFGFQTVGLNFLPGGLFSVIVYFQPVLVGVLAWRILGEPMSWQKIIGLVFGFFGVIAVGADGITMEFSFTGIMLALLTSISWAIGIIYFKKEAGKTDALWLVAIQFIIGGTILTSIGFAVESWSEIVWNAQYITGMLFGSILGVSTAWVIYFTLVRSGEASKVAASTFIVPLISVSGSTLFLKEPFNPLLFWGLLLIVLSIYLVNRKTATTESYHARSE; encoded by the coding sequence GTGGCCCAACATTCTAGCATTCGTACGATAAGTTTAATTTCCGCTCTTGTTCTCATCTGGGGATTGTCATGGCCGGTTTATAAAATTGCCCTTCCTTATACACCACCATTGCTTTTCGCCGGACTTCGTACGCTTCTCGGAGGTATGGGATTGGCGCTCTTCTTATTGCATAGATGGAAAAAAATCCAGTTTAAAAAGAACTTGAGGATTTATATTGTTTCTGCATTTTTCAATGTTTTTTTGTTCTTCGGCTTTCAGACCGTTGGATTGAACTTTCTTCCCGGCGGATTATTTTCCGTAATCGTTTATTTTCAGCCGGTTCTTGTAGGCGTACTGGCCTGGCGGATTCTAGGCGAACCTATGTCATGGCAGAAGATCATCGGGCTTGTTTTTGGTTTTTTCGGAGTGATTGCGGTAGGCGCAGATGGAATTACGATGGAATTTTCATTCACCGGTATTATGCTTGCTCTGCTGACTTCTATCTCATGGGCAATCGGCATTATTTATTTCAAAAAAGAAGCTGGAAAAACTGACGCATTATGGCTTGTCGCGATTCAATTCATCATTGGCGGCACGATTCTAACGAGTATCGGTTTTGCAGTCGAATCCTGGTCGGAAATCGTCTGGAATGCGCAGTATATTACAGGCATGTTATTCGGATCTATCCTAGGCGTTTCAACTGCTTGGGTCATCTATTTTACACTGGTTCGCTCCGGTGAAGCAAGCAAGGTGGCAGCCAGCACCTTCATCGTCCCTCTTATTTCCGTATCGGGGAGTACGCTGTTTTTGAAAGAGCCTTTCAACCCCTTGCTTTTTTGGGGCTTGTTGTTAATCGTATTAAGTATTTATCTGGTTAACCGAAAAACGGCCACAACCGAATCGTATCATGCACGATCCGAATAA
- a CDS encoding MFS transporter, which produces MSYKSDDSIALVKQPVGLQNYIDAPELQRRLYRRTLLIVVISQIFGGAGLAAGITVGALLAQDMLGTDSFAGVPAALFTLGSAVTALLVGRLSQRFGRRPGLATGFLTGGIGAIGVIISALTHNILLLFASLLIYGAGTATNLQARYAGTDLANSKQRATAVSIAMVSTTFGAVAGPNLVSVMGRFAGSIGVPALAGPFILAAAAFILAGLVHLIFLRPDPLIVAKALAEEQRKHENPLANTNVNTTAVNKRGIVVGSTIMVLTQIVMVGIMTMTPVHMRHHGHGLSEVGMVIGIHVAAMYLPSLVTGILVDKVGRVSMAIAAGATLLASGVLAAAAPADSMPLLIIALALLGLGWNFGLISGTALIVDATTPSTRAKTQGSVDVLIALSGASGGALSGMVVAHSSYPTLTLAGGFLSLLLLPVVIWSSRGKAE; this is translated from the coding sequence ATGTCGTATAAATCTGATGATTCAATAGCATTAGTCAAACAACCGGTTGGATTGCAAAATTACATTGATGCCCCGGAATTGCAGCGACGGTTGTATCGACGGACGTTATTGATCGTTGTCATTTCACAAATTTTCGGCGGTGCGGGGCTCGCAGCGGGCATAACCGTCGGAGCGCTTCTTGCTCAAGATATGCTCGGTACGGATAGTTTCGCAGGGGTTCCGGCTGCGCTGTTCACTTTGGGTTCTGCGGTCACAGCTCTGCTTGTAGGGCGGCTCTCGCAGCGCTTTGGGCGCCGTCCGGGGCTTGCGACCGGATTCTTGACCGGCGGGATCGGCGCGATCGGCGTCATCATCTCGGCACTGACGCACAATATTCTGCTGCTTTTTGCTTCTCTGCTCATCTACGGGGCCGGAACGGCTACAAATTTACAAGCGCGCTATGCAGGCACAGACTTGGCCAATTCCAAACAACGGGCAACCGCAGTCAGTATCGCAATGGTCTCAACGACCTTCGGTGCAGTCGCGGGTCCAAATCTGGTTAGTGTAATGGGCCGGTTCGCCGGATCAATCGGAGTCCCCGCTCTGGCGGGGCCGTTCATTCTGGCAGCCGCGGCTTTCATCCTTGCCGGTTTGGTGCATCTGATTTTTCTTCGCCCAGACCCGCTCATCGTCGCCAAAGCACTTGCAGAAGAGCAGAGGAAGCATGAGAATCCTCTCGCAAATACAAATGTCAATACAACGGCAGTCAACAAACGAGGTATCGTTGTTGGATCCACCATCATGGTCTTGACTCAGATCGTGATGGTTGGCATTATGACCATGACGCCCGTACATATGAGGCATCATGGACATGGCTTGAGCGAGGTGGGAATGGTTATCGGAATCCATGTCGCCGCCATGTATCTGCCGTCTCTGGTGACGGGGATCCTTGTGGATAAGGTTGGACGCGTTTCAATGGCCATCGCTGCCGGCGCCACATTGCTTGCTTCAGGCGTTCTCGCCGCAGCAGCACCCGCCGATTCCATGCCGCTGCTCATCATCGCGCTGGCCCTGCTTGGGCTTGGCTGGAACTTTGGCCTGATCAGCGGCACTGCGCTCATCGTAGATGCAACAACTCCGTCCACGCGCGCGAAGACGCAAGGCTCCGTTGATGTCCTGATCGCTTTGTCGGGGGCATCGGGCGGCGCACTGTCCGGCATGGTCGTAGCTCACTCCAGTTATCCGACACTCACACTTGCCGGAGGCTTTCTATCGCTGCTGCTTCTTCCGGTCGTGATCTGGTCCTCCCGCGGCAAGGCAGAATAA
- a CDS encoding response regulator → MTQPFRVLIADDHAHAREGIRAILSSDPTFQIVAEAKDGREAVQLTEQWIPELILMDISMPHMNGLEATKIIKDKHPNIKIVMVTVSDDSLHLFEALKKGAQGYLIKNLNPTAWHEYLKAVAVDEAPVSRELANRILQEFSQKEIAKFNENLLTGREREILGWVAKGLSNREIAEKLEISEHTVKNHLKNILHKLHLENRVQLAGYAFKTGLVQE, encoded by the coding sequence TTGACACAACCTTTTCGCGTACTGATAGCGGATGATCATGCGCATGCCCGTGAAGGGATTCGGGCGATCCTGAGCAGCGATCCGACTTTCCAGATCGTTGCCGAAGCGAAGGATGGAAGAGAAGCGGTACAACTAACGGAACAGTGGATTCCCGAGCTTATTTTAATGGATATCAGCATGCCGCATATGAATGGGCTGGAGGCAACCAAAATCATCAAAGACAAGCATCCGAATATCAAAATAGTGATGGTCACCGTTTCAGACGACAGCTTGCACCTTTTTGAGGCCCTGAAAAAAGGAGCTCAGGGCTATTTGATAAAAAATTTAAATCCGACCGCATGGCATGAATACTTAAAAGCGGTAGCCGTCGACGAAGCGCCCGTGTCACGGGAATTGGCAAACCGTATTCTTCAGGAATTTTCCCAGAAGGAAATTGCTAAATTCAATGAAAACCTGTTGACAGGAAGGGAACGGGAAATCCTCGGTTGGGTGGCAAAAGGTTTATCCAATCGGGAAATTGCGGAGAAATTGGAGATATCCGAACACACGGTCAAAAACCATTTGAAAAATATATTGCATAAGCTTCATTTGGAAAACCGGGTCCAGCTTGCCGGGTATGCTTTTAAAACAGGTTTGGTTCAGGAATGA
- a CDS encoding sensor histidine kinase, which produces MTYKQMKWFILLTPTVTIGVWEYVRHHYLLPYLSMEAGNWLAPLIVFFVTVTFLTKLFSIMEQVQEELNQARASQAVLEEREKIARELHDGIAQSLFLLSVKMDQLEKNSVSGTGTASYEGLKKTVYQVNEYVRQAINNLRYPPNPIKLPWTDSLNNMVQNFVQDTGLCVHVDWKLEDINLSAKEKVELYSSVHEALLNIRKHANATQVWIHAEKFPKGWVCEISDDGQGYEGDPFQHENRYGLKILKDRAKEMGWRLVLQRESGRTRMEIRKEGPH; this is translated from the coding sequence ATGACTTACAAACAAATGAAATGGTTCATTTTATTGACTCCAACGGTCACCATAGGTGTCTGGGAATACGTTCGCCACCATTATTTACTGCCTTATCTTTCGATGGAAGCAGGGAACTGGCTTGCTCCACTCATTGTATTTTTTGTCACCGTGACGTTTTTGACCAAGTTGTTTTCCATCATGGAACAGGTACAGGAAGAATTGAATCAAGCGCGCGCTTCGCAAGCCGTGCTGGAAGAACGGGAAAAAATCGCGCGGGAGCTGCATGACGGGATAGCGCAATCATTGTTTTTATTGTCTGTCAAGATGGATCAGTTGGAAAAAAACAGCGTATCGGGAACGGGAACGGCATCGTATGAGGGGTTGAAAAAAACGGTATATCAAGTGAACGAATACGTCCGGCAGGCGATTAACAACCTGCGATATCCGCCAAATCCGATCAAGCTGCCTTGGACGGATTCCCTAAACAACATGGTGCAGAATTTTGTGCAGGATACAGGTCTTTGCGTTCATGTGGATTGGAAGTTAGAGGATATAAACCTATCAGCCAAAGAGAAGGTGGAACTTTATTCATCGGTGCATGAAGCCCTGCTCAATATACGAAAACATGCGAACGCGACGCAAGTATGGATTCATGCGGAGAAATTCCCAAAGGGCTGGGTTTGCGAGATTTCGGATGACGGACAAGGTTATGAGGGCGACCCGTTTCAGCACGAAAATCGGTATGGTTTGAAAATTTTGAAGGATCGCGCGAAGGAAATGGGATGGCGCCTTGTTTTGCAACGGGAGAGCGGACGGACAAGAATGGAAATTCGAAAGGAGGGGCCGCATTGA
- a CDS encoding c-type cytochrome — translation MHKWIMVTLVFGAFTLGLGVLFVQGAYQQPTAQEQANAEPAMPQVTLDANAAKNLYGQSCIACHGTDLQGAVGPNLQKVGSKLSGQQLYKTIQNGRASMPAFKGTLKDEEIANLALWLEGHK, via the coding sequence ATGCACAAGTGGATTATGGTCACGTTGGTTTTTGGCGCCTTTACCTTGGGGCTTGGAGTTTTATTTGTCCAAGGAGCCTACCAACAACCGACGGCGCAAGAGCAGGCGAATGCCGAACCTGCGATGCCCCAGGTGACTTTGGATGCAAATGCGGCGAAAAACCTTTACGGACAATCCTGCATCGCTTGCCACGGAACCGATTTGCAAGGCGCAGTGGGGCCGAATCTGCAAAAAGTAGGTTCGAAGCTCAGCGGTCAGCAGCTTTATAAGACCATTCAAAATGGCCGTGCGAGCATGCCGGCTTTCAAAGGAACGTTAAAGGACGAGGAGATTGCGAATCTCGCTCTGTGGCTGGAAGGGCACAAGTAA
- a CDS encoding cytochrome c class I — protein MHSVIYPLVNSPVPNDLELAIPGSIPFFNVLIVIALIAHLIFVNIVVAGAVYTVWNEVKAIRKKDPVIDRLAYQIATQVTIHKSIAVVLGVAPLLVISTIYTQYFYPSTILIGKMWLALIPLLIIAFLLLYVYKFTWEKWSHRKAVHLSFGIAGTGILLFLPLVFISNATSMLNPQMWEGSRGFFHSLFYYPTIWQKYFHFMSASFTVMGMYMYWWGRKKSLKHSDPVYTEMKNFGKKSAFLFALLQLLAGPILLLSLDSQVRSSFLGGSLFHSALLVTAAILAVIWIAMLLQLIRHESKRLFVSSLALLLVIMGLMGWIRGEVRGLYLAPYMDESPRTVHTVK, from the coding sequence GTGCATTCAGTCATATATCCGCTGGTAAATTCACCAGTGCCTAACGATCTTGAGCTTGCGATTCCCGGAAGCATCCCTTTTTTCAATGTACTTATCGTGATCGCGTTGATCGCGCATCTTATTTTTGTGAATATTGTGGTCGCCGGCGCCGTTTACACCGTATGGAACGAAGTGAAAGCAATCCGAAAGAAAGACCCCGTCATCGATCGGTTGGCCTATCAAATTGCAACGCAAGTGACGATCCACAAAAGCATTGCCGTCGTGCTGGGAGTCGCGCCGCTCTTGGTCATCAGCACAATCTATACGCAGTATTTTTACCCTTCCACAATCTTAATAGGGAAAATGTGGCTGGCTCTCATTCCGCTGCTGATCATCGCCTTTCTGCTGCTTTACGTATACAAGTTCACGTGGGAGAAATGGAGCCATAGAAAAGCGGTTCATCTTTCCTTTGGAATTGCCGGCACGGGCATTCTGCTGTTTCTGCCGCTCGTGTTCATCTCGAATGCCACCTCGATGCTGAACCCGCAAATGTGGGAAGGCTCGCGAGGCTTTTTCCATTCGCTGTTCTACTATCCGACGATTTGGCAAAAATACTTTCATTTCATGTCGGCGAGCTTCACGGTCATGGGCATGTACATGTATTGGTGGGGACGAAAAAAATCACTCAAACACTCCGATCCCGTATATACAGAGATGAAAAATTTCGGCAAAAAGTCGGCTTTTCTGTTTGCGCTGCTGCAGCTGTTAGCCGGACCGATTTTGCTGTTGAGCCTGGACTCGCAGGTAAGATCAAGTTTTCTGGGAGGCTCTTTGTTCCACAGCGCATTGTTGGTCACCGCGGCGATTCTTGCCGTTATCTGGATCGCAATGCTGTTGCAACTCATCAGACATGAAAGCAAACGCCTGTTTGTTTCATCGCTGGCCCTGCTGCTGGTCATTATGGGACTCATGGGCTGGATTCGTGGCGAGGTTCGTGGATTGTACCTAGCCCCGTACATGGACGAGTCTCCGCGAACGGTTCATACGGTTAAATAG
- a CDS encoding c-type cytochrome codes for MDFPTIDFGWLGNGNLIGLMAVVHVFINHAAAIGGSILMVSIEYMAIKQNSEVLDRYARRLSKWILIITTTVGAMTGVGIWFATMVIEPTAIGSLLRIFHWAWFTEWIIFVSEVVLLLIYFYMWDQWSGEKKKLHLRTGIALCVMSWLTMVIITGILAAQINPGNWVKTLSFWDAFFNPTWLPSTIFRTFAAITLAVAVMTPLVGWFVKESKDRHLVLKMLGKWLVLSVPMMFIFGFWYLKSLPDQAQTLVVWATGMSSFMFLFINVLGLLLILVLGAMLLDGKPKFPIALAMFTGLFSLTLIAEFEIIRENIRKPYVIYNYMYANGVLKDRVELYKKEGALANSKFSKVKEVTEENKIQAGEELFRMQCIQCHTIDGVRGNRAMTVRINGWSEEAIARFIPHLHEVRPTMAPFAGNEKEVEALAAYLHKMVLEANGANTQAVGSK; via the coding sequence ATGGATTTTCCCACAATTGATTTCGGTTGGTTGGGAAATGGAAATTTGATCGGCCTGATGGCAGTGGTGCATGTCTTCATCAACCACGCAGCAGCTATCGGTGGTTCAATCTTGATGGTTTCCATCGAATACATGGCGATCAAACAAAACAGTGAAGTATTGGATCGGTATGCCCGAAGATTAAGCAAATGGATTTTAATCATTACGACAACAGTCGGAGCGATGACAGGGGTAGGAATCTGGTTTGCGACCATGGTCATCGAACCGACGGCCATCGGATCGCTGCTGCGTATTTTTCACTGGGCCTGGTTTACCGAATGGATTATCTTTGTAAGCGAAGTCGTCCTTCTTTTGATTTATTTTTATATGTGGGATCAATGGAGCGGGGAGAAGAAGAAGCTTCACCTGCGCACCGGAATAGCGCTTTGCGTAATGTCCTGGTTAACCATGGTGATCATTACGGGCATACTGGCCGCGCAAATCAATCCGGGCAACTGGGTAAAAACGCTTTCGTTCTGGGATGCGTTCTTCAATCCGACCTGGCTTCCGTCCACCATTTTCCGCACGTTTGCCGCTATTACGCTGGCTGTGGCCGTAATGACCCCGTTGGTCGGCTGGTTTGTGAAAGAATCCAAAGACCGTCATCTGGTTTTGAAAATGCTTGGAAAATGGCTTGTGCTGTCGGTGCCGATGATGTTTATATTTGGATTCTGGTATCTGAAGAGCTTGCCCGATCAAGCGCAAACGCTCGTCGTATGGGCAACGGGGATGAGCAGCTTCATGTTTCTTTTTATCAATGTATTGGGACTGCTGCTGATTCTTGTTCTGGGAGCGATGCTGCTTGACGGCAAGCCCAAGTTTCCGATTGCGCTGGCGATGTTTACAGGACTATTCTCCTTGACGCTCATTGCCGAGTTTGAGATCATTCGTGAAAATATTCGCAAGCCGTATGTCATTTACAATTATATGTACGCCAACGGCGTACTTAAAGATCGAGTCGAACTGTATAAAAAAGAGGGCGCGCTGGCGAATTCCAAATTCTCAAAGGTAAAAGAAGTCACGGAGGAAAACAAAATTCAGGCCGGTGAAGAATTGTTCCGGATGCAGTGCATCCAATGCCACACCATCGACGGGGTTCGCGGCAACCGTGCCATGACCGTTAGGATAAACGGCTGGAGCGAGGAGGCGATCGCGCGATTCATTCCGCATCTGCATGAGGTCCGGCCAACGATGGCTCCGTTCGCCGGCAACGAGAAGGAAGTGGAGGCATTGGCCGCTTACCTGCACAAAATGGTTCTTGAAGCGAACGGTGCCAATACCCAAGCTGTCGGTTCTAAATAA
- a CDS encoding acyl-CoA carboxylase subunit beta has translation MMTESRFRQISEQIRQGGELKYHEKNGQIGKLFVRDRLKLLFDEGLNIEDAFFANCLADGLPADGVVTGIGKINGQPVCVMANDSTVKAGSWGARTVEKIIRIQETAEKLRIPMFYLVDSAGARITDQVEMFPGRRGAGRIFYNQVKLSGKVPQVCLLFGPSAAGGAYIPAFCDIVMMVEGNASMYLGSPRMAEMVIGEKVTLEEMGGSLMHCSVSGCGDVLVKTEQEAIEKARQYIAYFPSYYGEKPPAAPAKPPRKAEKTLEEILPRNQNTPFDMLELIERIVDQDSFFEIKELFAPELVTGLARLEGKPVGIVANQPRVKGGVLFHDSADKAARFINLCDAFHIPLLFLADIPGFMIGTKVERAGIIRHGAKMISAMSEATVPKISVIVRKAYGAGLYAMAGPAFEPDCCLALPAAQIAVMGPEAAVNAVYANKIAELPQEERPHFIQQKREEYKKDIDIYRLASEMVIDGIVQPNDLREELLHRFDAYMSKYTRFTDRKHGVYPV, from the coding sequence ATGATGACAGAATCACGTTTCCGGCAGATTTCCGAACAGATCCGACAAGGCGGTGAACTGAAATATCATGAAAAAAACGGACAAATCGGAAAGCTGTTTGTCAGGGATCGGCTGAAGCTTTTATTTGATGAAGGATTGAATATCGAGGACGCGTTTTTCGCCAATTGTCTCGCAGACGGACTGCCCGCCGACGGTGTAGTGACGGGAATCGGCAAAATCAACGGACAACCGGTATGCGTGATGGCCAACGATTCCACCGTGAAAGCGGGCTCCTGGGGGGCCCGTACTGTGGAGAAAATCATCCGGATTCAGGAGACGGCGGAAAAGCTGAGGATCCCGATGTTTTATTTAGTCGATTCCGCAGGAGCCAGAATCACCGATCAAGTCGAGATGTTTCCCGGACGCCGCGGCGCCGGACGCATTTTTTACAATCAAGTGAAGCTGTCGGGGAAAGTGCCTCAAGTCTGCTTATTGTTCGGACCTTCGGCTGCGGGAGGAGCTTACATTCCCGCGTTTTGCGACATTGTGATGATGGTTGAGGGAAACGCATCTATGTATTTGGGATCGCCGCGCATGGCGGAAATGGTCATCGGCGAGAAAGTGACATTGGAAGAAATGGGCGGCTCCCTCATGCATTGTTCGGTTTCCGGGTGCGGGGACGTGCTGGTCAAAACCGAACAAGAAGCTATTGAAAAAGCCAGACAGTATATTGCCTATTTCCCGTCGTACTATGGGGAAAAACCGCCAGCCGCACCGGCAAAACCGCCGAGAAAGGCGGAGAAAACACTGGAAGAAATTCTTCCACGGAACCAGAATACGCCGTTCGATATGCTTGAGCTGATCGAGCGAATCGTCGATCAAGACTCTTTCTTTGAAATCAAAGAGCTGTTTGCCCCCGAGCTCGTGACCGGGCTCGCCCGATTGGAAGGCAAACCGGTCGGCATCGTAGCCAACCAACCGCGGGTGAAGGGAGGCGTGTTGTTCCATGATTCGGCGGACAAAGCGGCCCGATTTATCAATTTGTGCGATGCATTTCATATTCCGCTATTGTTTCTCGCCGACATTCCCGGTTTTATGATCGGAACGAAAGTGGAAAGAGCCGGTATCATCCGTCACGGAGCGAAGATGATTTCCGCGATGTCGGAAGCGACCGTGCCGAAAATTTCCGTTATCGTCAGGAAAGCTTACGGTGCCGGACTTTATGCGATGGCCGGTCCGGCATTCGAGCCGGATTGCTGCCTGGCGCTGCCTGCGGCGCAAATTGCCGTCATGGGTCCGGAAGCTGCGGTCAATGCGGTATATGCCAATAAAATTGCCGAGCTCCCTCAAGAGGAACGTCCGCACTTCATTCAACAGAAACGCGAAGAATACAAGAAGGACATTGACATTTACCGCCTCGCATCGGAAATGGTGATCGACGGAATCGTCCAGCCAAACGACTTGCGGGAAGAATTGCTGCACCGATTCGACGCCTATATGTCCAAATATACGAGGTTTACCGATCGCAAGCATGGGGTGTACCCGGTTTGA
- a CDS encoding acetyl-CoA carboxylase biotin carboxyl carrier protein subunit, whose amino-acid sequence MKQILSNMAGTVWQVLVARGDSVKANQDVIILESMKMEINVASKHDGIVKELKVSEGDFVNDGDVLIELE is encoded by the coding sequence ATGAAGCAAATCTTATCGAATATGGCGGGGACCGTCTGGCAAGTGCTTGTCGCACGAGGGGATTCGGTGAAAGCAAACCAGGATGTCATCATCCTTGAATCCATGAAGATGGAGATCAATGTCGCCAGCAAGCATGACGGGATCGTAAAAGAATTGAAGGTAAGCGAAGGGGACTTCGTCAACGACGGCGATGTATTGATCGAATTGGAATAG
- a CDS encoding AMP-binding protein codes for MQTLSITVGDLLEQNAKERPDHEAVVYADRGLRYSYREFDQVCRDTARSLMGLGVKRGENIAVWSTNTPEWLTLQFATGKMGAVLVTVNTSYRAAELEYLLKQSDSTTLVLIESFRDHSYVDTLYEIIPELKASVPGNLQSEKLPKLKNVIILGDRAFSGMMTWSELLAMKDSTSEEELNQRMRELEPDDVINMQYTSGTTGFPKGVMLTHNNLVNNAYNIAHCMKLTEADRMCIPVPFFHCFGCVLGTLACVTVGATMVPVQEFNPELVLKTVQDKKCTALHGVPTMFIAELNHPNFEQYDLSSLRTGIMAGSNCPIEVMKGVVNKMGADEITIAYGQTESSPVITQTRTDDPIELRVSTVGRVLPNVEAKIVDPVSGLELPPGEQGELCTRGYHVMKGYYNDPKATAEAIDEDGWLHTGDLAVVDENGYFKITGRLKDMIIRGGENIYPREIEEFLYQHPQILDVQVVGVPDIKYGEEVSAWIILKDGASLTAEELREYCKGKISRHKIPKYIAFVREYPMTASGKIQKFKLREKAREAFELI; via the coding sequence ATGCAAACGCTTTCAATTACAGTAGGTGATCTGCTGGAGCAAAATGCAAAGGAGCGCCCCGATCATGAAGCTGTCGTTTACGCGGATCGCGGGCTGCGCTATTCTTATCGCGAATTCGATCAAGTTTGCCGCGATACGGCAAGAAGCTTGATGGGCTTGGGAGTAAAGCGCGGGGAGAACATTGCCGTTTGGTCGACGAATACGCCCGAATGGCTGACCCTCCAATTTGCAACGGGAAAGATGGGCGCGGTGCTGGTCACCGTCAATACGAGCTACCGTGCGGCCGAGCTTGAATATTTACTAAAGCAATCCGATTCTACCACGTTGGTTTTGATTGAATCGTTTCGCGATCATTCATACGTCGACACGTTATATGAGATTATCCCTGAATTAAAAGCTTCAGTTCCGGGCAATTTGCAATCGGAAAAGCTGCCGAAATTGAAAAATGTCATCATTCTGGGAGACAGAGCTTTTTCCGGGATGATGACCTGGTCCGAGCTGCTTGCAATGAAAGACAGCACCAGTGAAGAGGAGCTTAACCAAAGAATGAGGGAGCTGGAACCCGACGATGTCATCAATATGCAATATACGTCGGGAACGACCGGATTTCCCAAGGGCGTGATGCTGACCCACAACAATCTGGTGAACAATGCCTATAACATTGCCCATTGCATGAAATTAACCGAGGCCGACCGGATGTGCATACCGGTACCGTTCTTTCATTGCTTCGGCTGCGTGCTCGGCACGTTGGCGTGCGTAACCGTCGGCGCGACGATGGTTCCAGTGCAGGAATTCAACCCCGAGCTGGTCTTGAAAACGGTACAGGATAAAAAGTGCACCGCCTTGCACGGTGTGCCGACCATGTTTATCGCGGAACTGAATCACCCGAATTTCGAGCAGTATGATCTATCATCCTTGCGCACGGGAATTATGGCGGGCTCGAATTGTCCGATCGAAGTGATGAAGGGCGTCGTCAACAAGATGGGAGCCGACGAAATCACGATCGCTTACGGGCAGACGGAATCTTCTCCGGTCATCACCCAAACGAGAACCGACGATCCGATCGAGCTCCGCGTGTCCACCGTCGGACGGGTGCTTCCGAATGTCGAGGCCAAAATTGTTGACCCGGTCAGCGGACTTGAGTTGCCGCCGGGAGAGCAAGGAGAATTGTGCACGCGCGGATACCATGTGATGAAAGGCTACTATAACGATCCGAAAGCAACCGCGGAAGCGATCGACGAGGACGGATGGCTGCATACGGGCGATTTGGCTGTCGTGGACGAAAACGGCTACTTTAAAATTACCGGAAGATTGAAAGATATGATCATTCGCGGAGGTGAAAACATCTACCCTCGAGAGATCGAAGAATTTTTGTATCAGCATCCGCAAATTCTCGATGTTCAGGTCGTCGGTGTTCCCGACATCAAGTACGGCGAGGAGGTGAGCGCCTGGATTATTCTCAAGGACGGCGCTTCCTTGACAGCGGAAGAGCTTCGTGAATATTGCAAAGGGAAAATTTCCCGCCACAAAATCCCCAAGTACATTGCCTTTGTTCGGGAGTATCCGATGACGGCCTCGGGCAAAATCCAGAAGTTCAAATTGCGCGAAAAAGCCAGAGAAGCTTTTGAATTAATATAA